AAATGAGTTTGAGATAATATTCATTAATCCCAATTCTAGTCTTCCACTGAATTTAGTATCAACATACTAAAGGGAGGGGAAAACTTAAgaataaattgtttgttttaaagtatttttcaaaatctcattatttttcattttttatttgttgataattattctaagaaaaaaattgcaataaaattcattttttttaattatttatttttcagatttttattgatCCACAGAAATTGCTACCTTTTACTCGATTTCTTCCCAATGCACCAGGAACACCTGGACGAGGAAGAGGTGGAAGAGGTAATTATTCTGATACAGGGAGTGGCTacagaaattgaagaaaaaaaaatccctgactTATAACTACTAATTATATTAGATTCCTGGTTTTCACTTTATTCAGAATCATTATCCTTACAATATACATTATCtagtatgaaaaattatataattgcatgatatatattttttaaatggagtGACAATCcataataaactattaaaacatttcttaatatggtaaaaaatacttctaaaactGCACAAAAATTCtaaggaatattaaaattactgttaCAATAAAGGTACTGTTTAGTTGCAATACTGTTACAAAAATATCTGTGCTCTGAATTTTAGAACAGTTCAGTAACTGTGTTCTTTGCATGTTGccgcataaagaaaaaaaaaaccctgctgaaatatttttatccatttattattaCAGATAATAGTAGATGTAcgatactaaataaaaattaataaattaataactcaagtaacaattaaatatttgaatgttacaattcaaattacaaataataatcaagtattagtttcaaaaatgaaatactaaTAAAGTACTAATGAAGGTTCTAAACAGTTAATCCTGCTTTACttgaatttaaaagtttctttctgtaaaatttttaaacttgcaacttcttaaattctctttttcagctatctcaataatttcatttatttacttgctttcaattttttgagTTGAtgctttatttctgttttttcttttcaaagttttggttaattcattttatttctcatcaTATTTGGCTCGTGAacactttaaaattacttattcctCTATTTTCTTTAATGCTATCATGAGCAATTCTTCTTGCAATGAGTGTTAGTTCTTCTACATTCTGTCAGTCTTGACATTATTGCAAGATTTTGAGTTTGAACCAAAATTTATTCACTCTCTCTGTTCATTGAAAACTAAAAGctgatttttccaaaattttcattagGAATGCCATTAGTTACATTCATCAGCTTATCACtcttattgtaatgaaattttaaaaaattaccatttacctaaaacaaaggttttttttttttttttttttttttttgcaccattGGATTTCAGGTGTACAGAAACAGTTGTGCCAAAACCACATGCATGCTTAGCACAAAATTATCTtgtcaataattttctttgatttttttatgaatgtaccTCATTTTTTAGTTCTATAACCATCTTGTAGCATCTGGAAAaactttcaatataataaatatatattaataattttgttaatttatagcataatataggatcaaaaattttataatgttttaatagaCAATATTATTGTGTCTTGATAcccatattctaaaatatattattaaaattcttaaagatttGTGATGACGTAAAAAATTGCACTATGTAATCCAAGacattatatattaatgaaattgctATTTTTCTTAGGAGGACGTGGTGGTGGAAGAGGCCGTGGTGGAGGTGGATTTGGAAGTCGTGGTGGTGGCGGTTTTGGTGGTCGCGGAGGTGGTAGAGGAGGATTTGGTGGTGGTCGTGGAGGAGGATTCAATAGAGGTGGCTTCAACAGAGACAGTGGAGGTGGACGTGGAGGTTTCAACCGAGACAGCGGAGGTGGACGAGGAGGCTTTAATAGAAATAGTGGAGGAGGAGGTGGTGGCTTCAACAGAGATAGTGGAGGCGGAGGAGGAGGTTTCAAGCGCAATTTTGATGGTGGCAACAATTTCAGTCAAAACAAGAGGCAGAAATTTgactaatttttattcacatgtaaaaaatatgtacattgcaattcataaatttattcatcaCTCATCGAAATAAACATGCTTATTTTTATGTTCTGCTAGTTTTGCTGCTTTGGCTATAATCTGAAAAACAAAAGACTGAATTTAATGGTTCTGTGACAAAAACTTGCATGCACCACAATGAATATTGAGATTATCATTACTTACATTCTATTAGACAAcactattctttattaaattctattattaatttattaaaattttaaaaagaatatgtatcAAGCTTTCTAGAatagatttaaaatgttaattttttgtaaatctcATGTTctgtaatatatcaaatttgtagaattacaatttcaaattttacatttaattaactcTTTCCTGAAAGTTGCCGTATGGGAAAACGTTTTGtgtttttcaattagaaattaatgCTTCTTTTCTTTCCTGCTTCCTTATATTTAACATTAGACAACAAAAATTCTgtctgaataaaataatactgGAAGGAAGCAACCATTTTATGTTACCttcatgaatgaatttaaattctaataaattcctcttattaattttttgttgccCAAacctttgaaaatgaaattatataaggaaacaaatttcaattttgaagcaGATACTGtccatttaaaaggaaatttatactATTTAGTTACACCTTTATaggcattttaataaattaggaaatgcatttcagaaacatttatttttaccttatCTCGACCTCTTTTCTTGCGTACCAGAGGTAGGCTAAATTTGGCCTTTCTGTCTTCTTGTATTTTGGTCCAGTATGATTGTTCTTCTGTAcctgaaaaacataaatatgcGTTAATAAAAACTGTGcatcaaaatatattcagatgTTTTCTTGTTTGAGCACTTTCCTCTTtgtactgaatttaaaaaaaaaaaaaaaaaatctttattaataatgggAGAGAGTACTTATTATGCTCCACAGGATGAACCTTTCAATTTAGAAATACTAAATGTAAAACAATTTCATACTTGCCAagttagaaatgaattttttaaaaatttatatgctaatttaattggaatgcattttttcccccttgattttaacaaatatttttgtatgatttttaatagcacttttactgttgtaaataaattcaaactaattttaactatttatattagTGAAGATATAGTTACCAAAGTTTTCCTTTAATATAAATCCAAGGTAAATGTTCTGGCAGTTGAATCTGATAAAAGCTTTACAAATAcctcaatacttttttttttttttttttttttttttgcccaaaaccagttttaaaaaagaaagttttatatataacaaatttgtaatttagaagttattataattctttattcttagtaactataagaaaataagaagagatttttttcaaaacatgtattagtatgcttattttatttgttttgtgttggagttatgaaattgattttattattattatttacttctcaACATATTAGAggtttgaaattgaatatatttggGTGTCCTCAATAacaatacagtatttaaaaacttaattttaaatttaacctaGTAGTTTGAGTTTGAGAAATTGCAGATCTCAAGAttaaaaaggtagaaaataaagtttttaaaaaattctgcagttTGCTATcctaattaaagttttttaattagatttaaatcaatttctaatgaattcatacatttcatcttaataaattattaaaaaaagagaaattttaaatagttatgcAAATAGTTAAACAGTTATCAGCCAGGAAACTGATTACCAAAGGCAACTGATAGTTTCATGTAATTGTGAAGTTACTCCGTCACTggcacaataaaaaataattgcaatactaataactggaaaatatttttgatggcaAAGATGAATATTAGTTAATAATCTGtaatttatttgaagagaattttgTTTCAGAAGCATtggaataatgtaaaaatatcattttttgatattttgtttttgattatttataatctttcacAACCAATCTCATTGAAGCTTGCATAAAGCACACTTGTAATATTTgacattacattaaaatttactattaaaataatgatacattCCTTTTTTCATGAAGTattgcaaaataaagaatttaaatcagtTGAAAAGATCAAGACAAATTGAACTCATGCCTGATGAGTCACTCATTAGAAGTAGTATTGAATTGTATGAGTATTCATTGACGTAGTattaaaagcagattttattGAGTGTAATAGAAGATTACAAGCTCTACGTGCCTTGGGAGAGGATGTTAATGCTTATGGCTGAattttaactcctaaaattttatgagcatttccGGATGACATTTGTCGCTGTTGCATTATTTTTGCAAAACGACAAAAAATGTCGGAAGGTGACATAACTCTGAAAATTAGCAGTCTGTTCACTATGATTTTAAACCTTCTACTGCTAACTTATATGTTAATTCCAAGAACACTACACCAATTAAAAAACGTTCTCCATTTTGTGCTTTCTGCGATACTAATGGACACTGCCTGCAAGACTGTAACATTGTAACTGATATATACTCAtaagcaaaagttaaaaaatagtaatcGTTTTTTTATGCACAAGCCGTGGCCGTAACATAAATAATTGCCCCCGGAAAGGCAAAGCCTGTtgctataaatgcaaaaaaaaggcATCATGTTTCCATCTGTAAAACTGTAACTGAGAATCCAAATTTAGCTACCATTCCAGTTACTTGTACTAATAACGTTGATATTATAACTCCCAAATTTACACATCTGCAAACTGCTCGAGTATATGTAATTTTCCCAACTGGTAAAACAAAAGTAACGTGGTGACTCTTAGATGGTGGGAGTCAATCTAGCTTCATTCATCCTAGTTTGATCGACTTCGTACAACTGGAAATCACTAGCTCAGAAAAACTAAACCTTCAAGCATTCGAATCCATTTCAACAAACGCTGAAACAAGACAGAAAGTTAAATTTATCTTGTCAAGTATTTAGAAcagctcaaaaataaatatacaagcaTTTGAAAGTTCAAATACTTATGCCTTTCATCCATCTACTTCCCCAATCCGTCTCTTCTTTTGCTCATAGTCAAAAGTTGAAACTTTCTGATCCATCAGACAGTTTAAACGACTTACCTATAGAAATTCTGATAGATGCTAATTTTTATTGGACTACAGTGCATGCTAAATCTCCTATTGGACTTTCTGCGACTCATGTGTTAATATCTAAGGTATTTGGATGGATTCTTTCCGCGACCGTTCGTTCACTACTATAGCATATTCTTCAGTTCACAATATttccttaaagaaatatttgcaacaCTGTTACGATTTCGACTTCACAAATTCGCAATCACGAGCGACAGACGTCAAGCATTCTTGCTTATTTTGGCTGAAGAGGATATAAACTGTACTAGGTTCCTGTGGTTTAGAACAGAAAAGAATGCAAACGGATACACTTGCGAAAGGAAATACTTATCATTTTTCACGTTTACCTTTTGGATTGACTTCTAGTCCCTTTTTGCTTAAAGCCACGCTTCGTGAATTAGCTAATATGCACTCTGATTCCTACCCTACTGCAGCTAAGCACCtggagaataatattttcatggacGACTTTGTTATGGGTTACTTGAGTCTCCATGTCTTTTGCGATGCTTCGGAAAAGGCCTATGGTGCCGCATTATACATTTGTTTCACTGAACTTAACGAAACTAAGGTTCGACTAGTTTGCAGTCGCAACAGACTTTCTCCACTTAAAAAGGTGACAGTCCCACGGTTGGAACTTTTGGCAGCCTTACTAGGAACTCGTTTACTTCACtatttttccaaagaaattgGTTTAGATAATCAAACATCTATCTTTGGAGTGAATCAACTGTCATATTAAGTTGGATATGAAATGATCCTAATCGATGGAAAACATTCGTATGTAACCGAGTCATTCTTCAATACACTTTTCCAGCTCAGTGGTGACATTGCCCAGGCACACAGAACCTAGCAGATCATCTTTCTCGGAGTATTCCCAGCAGAATTACCATATCTAGAAATTTGGTGGAACGGCCCAAGTTGGTTAGCGCAAATTTCAGACGCCTGGCCAGTCCAAAACATTTtgacaaacaaagaaaaattattaatggatgTAGAAGCTCGTCAAGTAAAGACCCAAACATTGTGTACATCACCTATTCAAACTTGAATCGATATATACACAAAACTCTTGAAAATAACAGCTTGGATTTATCGCTTTCTGGACAACTGTAAATTTCGACCACATTTTACTTCAGAATTAACAACTGATGAGCTGAATAAGGCAAGAAATATTGGATTTTAGCTGTACAGAAACAGAGTTTTTCTGTAGAAATCAACGCACTACAGCATAATCGCACCTTACCTAAATCCTCAAAAATTTCTCGTTTCCGCtcatttctaaaagataacaatttACGACTTGGTGGTCGGCTACTATTCACACGGATATAAGTTGAACAAAGACATCCAATACTACTTGAAGGATCTCATTATTGTTGATCAGACACGTACATTCGCCTGCATCATTTGGGTGTTCATGTAATTCTTTCAGAATTACGCTCCGAGTTTTGGATATTCCGTGGTCGTCAAGCCATCAAACGAGTGATTAAAACTTGCTTACCATGCAAACTCCCATGCTTTAAGTTCTAATGAAATAGGAGCCCCTCTTCCAGCTGACAGACTTACTCTTTGTATACCTTTCGATATTACTGAAATAGACTTTACAGGCCCAGTTTATATTAGGACCTTTAAACCTCCAAATACAGCCTACATTACGCTATTTACATGTTCTACTACCAGAGCCTTGCATATCGAACTTGTTTCTGACTTTTCTGTGGACAAGTTTCTTTTGTAGCCTTACAAAGATTTGTCAGCAGAAGAGGACTCCCACATACTATATACAGTGATAACGCCATTACCTTCCATGCCGCAAACAAAGAATTAACTTTCCTTTGGAATACATTGACTTCCGCGAAAGTGCAGCAATTCTATGCTCACAATGGTATAAAGTAAAGTTTATTGCACCACTAGCAGCTTGGTGGGGTGGATGGTGGGAGCGATTAATAGGTCTAATCAAACGATGCCTTCGAAAATCCCTTGGTCGCTCATTACTAGATGAGGAAGCCTTAACTACGGTATTAAAGTTCGTATATTTTCCGCCTTTAGAAAATACATAAACTATAGTAGGAATAGAAGCCTCACTCAACAGTAGATCTTTGATTTATGAGCGTGGTGAGAATGATACAGAGGAAGCTTTGAACCCAGCTCATTTCCTAACTGGTCGAAAGTTGACCACTGTCCCATCCGGACCCGAGTCTAGAAATAACAAGATCACAAATATTTACAGGCAACAGCAAGACCTATTGGATACATTTTGGAAAAGATGGTCCAAAGAATATCTTTTGGAGTTACATACATAACATCAAGTACAAAATGTAAATCAATCACCACGATTACGAGTCTTATTACAAGAAGATCTATGACCACGACAAATGTGAAAGAAAGCTCTCGTGGTGAAATTAATCGATGGTCGGGATGGAAGAATTCGAATCAAAGGAAAGGAGATTACCCGTCCAATTCAACTGGTCATACCTCTGGAGGTTGACCAGGGTGGGGATGATGTAGCGGCAAGCAAGCAAACAATtctatataattacttttagctTGCATGGAATCACCTTGTTTTGTTGTTATTCTAAATCTACTTATGTGTTTGTACATCTATTTattgtgaagaataaatatatgtcatACTAACGCCGTTGCCTTTAACAGGTTTTTTACAAAGTGTTTGAaaacatcaattatttaaattcaaatattaaatatactagTTTTCAATAATGTTAACTATATCATACTGACCCGAATATAACAAGTTTATAACTCCATTGAACACATAATAACtatctattattaattaaactttttttaatctaactttatttatacattttaagattttttttaacaaatcattatttatgaatttttacttcaCTATTTTAGAGTAAACTGGCactaaaatatatagttatttttcgaataaagaaaaaaatgaaagcaattttttttcattaaattaataatggcaGATTATGTCtgaatagttttaattaacataaCTGGGTTGAAGtcacttttcagaaaaataaaagtaccTTCTAATAAGCTCACAGTTCCAAAGCTATCAAACttcttttcttgaattataaaattcgcTTCTTCTGGAGTATGACATCGAATAAACATTTCTGAATGTCCTAATTGAGCATCAATGTAAGCTACATGAGCTGCAGCTTTAACTTTTTCCTGAAATAGAAGTTTtatattgtctttaaaataaattgtaagaaacAGAACAcgcataaaatattaatctaaaattttgtcatttagaGTAGCTAACTACAGATTCCAATTAATTGTCTGCTTTATACACTTAAATCTGATTTTGTTCATTATGCAAGGTACCCTTTTTAATCATGGTCCAAGGGTAAAGTtctaatccattaaaaataaataaatatatattttttaattagaaaagaaaattaatgaaaataattgcattttgcattggttgaatcaataaatatattgcagaaaaaattatgcaataaaatttttatacagctcCCACCCAATTCTTAAtcattctcttaattttaatcttaagtCTAAAACATTATTACTAAATTGTAATGCTGTTTCCCTACATAGTTACTTTTATTATCAAGATTTAAAGATTCTAAACATTGCTTCCCTCTTCAAAGACTGCATGTCTCAATACACAGAACCATGACAAGCAATCCAGTATGGAGCTAGCTgataaatgtgaataatttttggCTTAGTGTTGGACGACCTCTGAACTTTGCGACAAcatcatttaatttcttaacaatagAATAAAGTCTTTGTTTTAGCTTCGAGCTCAGACCTTCATATAACTTTGAATTTTGTATCCAGGTATTAGCATTTTTCTTAAGAC
The Argiope bruennichi chromosome 6, qqArgBrue1.1, whole genome shotgun sequence DNA segment above includes these coding regions:
- the LOC129972828 gene encoding H/ACA ribonucleoprotein complex subunit 1-like, with product MSRGFGGGRGRGGFGGGGGRGRGGGFGGRGGRGGGGRGGFRNFDTGPPDEVRELGYFTHPCEDDLVCKVTIDDVPFFNAPIYLENKQQIGKIDEIFGPIRDYYVSVKLSEDVKASSFAQNQKIFIDPQKLLPFTRFLPNAPGTPGRGRGGRGGRGGGRGRGGGGFGSRGGGGFGGRGGGRGGFGGGRGGGFNRGGFNRDSGGGRGGFNRDSGGGRGGFNRNSGGGGGGFNRDSGGGGGGFKRNFDGGNNFSQNKRQKFD